Proteins encoded by one window of Glycine soja cultivar W05 chromosome 15, ASM419377v2, whole genome shotgun sequence:
- the LOC114387943 gene encoding UDP-glycosyltransferase TURAN isoform X4 has product MLLLKPLVQFCMLLWFLCVKIPSPDIFIVQNPPSVPTLVAVKWASWLRNSSFVIDWHNFGYTLLALSLGRNSHFVSLYKWFEKHYGKMADASLCVTKAMQHELAQNWGINATVLYDQPPDIFHPASLEERHKLFCRLNEDLFRSLGVRDCVSNGNSLVASCHQNETLFATEVGSNIYLKPNRPALVVSSTSWTPDEDFGILLEAAVMYDRRVAAILGEDDSVDEEVIWKEISDGKQCLYPRLLFIITGKGPEKEKYEVKIKRMKLKRVAFRTMWLSADDYPLLLGSADLGVCLHTSSSGLDLPMKVVDMFGCGLPVCAVSYSCIRELVRVDKNGLLFSSSSELADELLLLFKGFPDDCDALKVLKYGALETGSSSRWATEWEEHAKPLITEVISRF; this is encoded by the exons ATGCTATTGTTGAAGCCATTGGTTCAATTTTGCATGCTTCTTTGGTTCCTTTGTGTAAAAATACCATCTCCTGATATTTTTATTGTCCAG AATCCTCCTTCAGTTCCAACCCTGGTGGCTGTAAAATGGGCTAGCTGGTTGAGAAATTCATCTTTTGTTATAGATTGGCATAATTTTGGGTATACTCTACTTGCACTGTCATTGGGGAGAAATAGTCATTTTGTCTCCTTATATAAATG GTTTGAGAAGCATTATGGAAAAATGGCTGATGCTTCTCTCTGTGTAACAAAAGCAATGCAGCATGAATTGGCTCAAAACTGGGGAATAAA tGCTACAGTTTTGTATGATCAGCCTCCTGACATCTTTCATCCAGCTTCACTGGAGGAGAGGCATAAG TTATTTTGCAGATTAAATGAGGACTTGTTTCGGTCTCTTGGTGTCAGAGATTGTGTTAGTAATG GAAATTCATTGGTTGCTAGCTGTCACCAAAACGAGACTCTGTTTGCAACTGAGGTTGGTTCAAACATATATTTGAAGCCAAATCGACCAGCACTTGTTGTAAGCAGTACGAGCTG GACACCGGATGAAGATTTTGGCATTCTCTTAGAAGCTGCTGTAATGTATGATAGACGTGTTGCTGCCATATTAGGTGAAGATGATTCAGTAGATGAGGAGGTCATTTGGAAAGAAATATCTGATGGAAAACAATGTTTATATCCCAGATTGTTATTCATCATAACtg GCAAAGGCCCAGAAAAAGAGAAGTATGAggtaaaaataaagagaatgaAACTTAAACGTGTGGCATTTCGTACCATGTGGCTGTCAGCTGATGATTATCCATTACTGCTAG GATCAGCTGATCTAGGTGTTTGTCTGCATACTTCATCATCAGGATTAGACCTTCCAATGAAG GTTGTGGATATGTTTGGCTGTGGACTGCCTGTTTGTGCTGTTTCATACTCTTG CATTAGGGAACTGGTTAGAGTTGACAAAAATggtcttctcttctcttcttcttcagagCTAGCTGATGAACTTCTG CTTCTCTTCAAGGGATTTCCTGATGACTGTGATGCTTTGAAGGTCCTCAAATATGGTGCATTAGAAACTGGTTCTTCATCAAGGTGGGCTACTGAATGGGAAGAACATGCAAAGCCGCTGATAACTGAG GTTATATCAAGATTTTGA
- the LOC114387943 gene encoding UDP-glycosyltransferase TURAN isoform X1, whose amino-acid sequence MAGKSNEKKGGRRGRACVVVLGDIGRSPRMQYHALSLANQASLEVDIVAYGGSEPHTALLANPSIHIYIMKQWLTASQSLPKILRPIMLLLKPLVQFCMLLWFLCVKIPSPDIFIVQNPPSVPTLVAVKWASWLRNSSFVIDWHNFGYTLLALSLGRNSHFVSLYKWFEKHYGKMADASLCVTKAMQHELAQNWGINATVLYDQPPDIFHPASLEERHKLFCRLNEDLFRSLGVRDCVSNGNSLVASCHQNETLFATEVGSNIYLKPNRPALVVSSTSWTPDEDFGILLEAAVMYDRRVAAILGEDDSVDEEVIWKEISDGKQCLYPRLLFIITGKGPEKEKYEVKIKRMKLKRVAFRTMWLSADDYPLLLGSADLGVCLHTSSSGLDLPMKVVDMFGCGLPVCAVSYSCIRELVRVDKNGLLFSSSSELADELLLLFKGFPDDCDALKVLKYGALETGSSSRWATEWEEHAKPLITEVISRF is encoded by the exons ATGGCTG GGAAAAGCAACGAAAAGAAGGGAGGAAGAAGAGGGAGAGCGTGCGTGGTGGTTTTGGGAGACATTGGACGAAGCCCTCGAATGCAGTACCACGCTCTTTCACTCGCCAATcag GCTTCCCTGGAGGTTGACATTGTTGCATATGGAG GTTCAGAGCCCCATACTGCACTTCTTGCCAACCCATCTATTCATATTTACATAATG AAGCAGTGGTTAACAGCCAGTCAAAGCTTACCAAAGATACTTCGACCAATAATGCTATTGTTGAAGCCATTGGTTCAATTTTGCATGCTTCTTTGGTTCCTTTGTGTAAAAATACCATCTCCTGATATTTTTATTGTCCAG AATCCTCCTTCAGTTCCAACCCTGGTGGCTGTAAAATGGGCTAGCTGGTTGAGAAATTCATCTTTTGTTATAGATTGGCATAATTTTGGGTATACTCTACTTGCACTGTCATTGGGGAGAAATAGTCATTTTGTCTCCTTATATAAATG GTTTGAGAAGCATTATGGAAAAATGGCTGATGCTTCTCTCTGTGTAACAAAAGCAATGCAGCATGAATTGGCTCAAAACTGGGGAATAAA tGCTACAGTTTTGTATGATCAGCCTCCTGACATCTTTCATCCAGCTTCACTGGAGGAGAGGCATAAG TTATTTTGCAGATTAAATGAGGACTTGTTTCGGTCTCTTGGTGTCAGAGATTGTGTTAGTAATG GAAATTCATTGGTTGCTAGCTGTCACCAAAACGAGACTCTGTTTGCAACTGAGGTTGGTTCAAACATATATTTGAAGCCAAATCGACCAGCACTTGTTGTAAGCAGTACGAGCTG GACACCGGATGAAGATTTTGGCATTCTCTTAGAAGCTGCTGTAATGTATGATAGACGTGTTGCTGCCATATTAGGTGAAGATGATTCAGTAGATGAGGAGGTCATTTGGAAAGAAATATCTGATGGAAAACAATGTTTATATCCCAGATTGTTATTCATCATAACtg GCAAAGGCCCAGAAAAAGAGAAGTATGAggtaaaaataaagagaatgaAACTTAAACGTGTGGCATTTCGTACCATGTGGCTGTCAGCTGATGATTATCCATTACTGCTAG GATCAGCTGATCTAGGTGTTTGTCTGCATACTTCATCATCAGGATTAGACCTTCCAATGAAG GTTGTGGATATGTTTGGCTGTGGACTGCCTGTTTGTGCTGTTTCATACTCTTG CATTAGGGAACTGGTTAGAGTTGACAAAAATggtcttctcttctcttcttcttcagagCTAGCTGATGAACTTCTG CTTCTCTTCAAGGGATTTCCTGATGACTGTGATGCTTTGAAGGTCCTCAAATATGGTGCATTAGAAACTGGTTCTTCATCAAGGTGGGCTACTGAATGGGAAGAACATGCAAAGCCGCTGATAACTGAG GTTATATCAAGATTTTGA
- the LOC114387945 gene encoding DNA polymerase zeta processivity subunit, which translates to MKMMERRQNRTPQDQIARILVEFLEVAITAVVFLKGVYPSGAFERRRYMNVVVQTASHPQLRYYIHATVSGLLPFIQKGMVERVAVIFFNADNVPLEKFVFKLAMNQTYSSEVEEVDLEFSLRSFLIKLSNSESLSKGLPPDCWWEITGYFRSLPETGTSKEADLWIPTDTKQWQQPPLITPIKSMSSEPLCLQLYLEHPCLSESLL; encoded by the exons ATGAAGATGATGGAGCGAAGACAGAATCGAACTCCACAAG ACCAAATAGCTAGGATTCTGGTTGAATTTTTGGAGGTGGCTATTACTGCTGTTGTTTTTCTCAAAGGAGTTTATCCTTCTG GTGCCTTTGAGCGGAGAAGGTATATGAATGTGGTGGTTCAAACGGCTAGCCATCCTCAGCTTAGATATTACATACATGCCACTGTTTCAGGGCTTCTACCCTTTATACAAAAG GGAATGGTGGAGAGAGTAGCTGTTATTTTCTTCAATGCTGACAATGTTCCACTGGAGAAATTTGTATTCAAGCTTGCAATGAACCAAACTTATAGTTCAGAGGTGGAAGAGGTTGATCTTGAGTTCTCTCTCAGATCATTTCTCATCAAACTGTCAAACTCAGAATCTCTTTCTAAAGGGCTTCCTCCTG ATTGCTGGTGGGAGATAACTGGTTACTTTCGATCCCTTCCTGAGACTGGTACAAGCAAGGAAGCAGACTTGTGGATCCCTACTGACACAAAACAATGGCAGCAGCCTCCACTTATAACCCCTATCAAGTCAATGAGTAGTGAACCTCTGTGTTTACAATTGTACTTGGAGCATCCATGTTTATCAGAATCATTGCTTTGA
- the LOC114387943 gene encoding UDP-glycosyltransferase TURAN isoform X2: protein MAGKSNEKKGGRRGRACVVVLGDIGRSPRMQYHALSLANQASLEVDIVAYGGSEPHTALLANPSIHIYIMKQWLTASQSLPKILRPIMLLLKPLVQFCMLLWFLCVKIPSPDIFIVQNPPSVPTLVAVKWASWLRNSSFVIDWHNFGYTLLALSLGRNSHFVSLYKWFEKHYGKMADASLCVTKAMQHELAQNWGINATVLYDQPPDIFHPASLEERHKLFCRLNEDLFRSLGVRDCVSNGNSLVASCHQNETLFATEVGSNIYLKPNRPALVVSSTSWTPDEDFGILLEAAVMYDRRVAAILGEDDSVDEEVIWKEISDGKQCLYPRLLFIITGKGPEKEKYEVKIKRMKLKRVAFRTMWLSADDYPLLLGSADLGVCLHTSSSGLDLPMKVVDMFGCGLPVCAVSYSWELVRVDKNGLLFSSSSELADELLLLFKGFPDDCDALKVLKYGALETGSSSRWATEWEEHAKPLITEVISRF, encoded by the exons ATGGCTG GGAAAAGCAACGAAAAGAAGGGAGGAAGAAGAGGGAGAGCGTGCGTGGTGGTTTTGGGAGACATTGGACGAAGCCCTCGAATGCAGTACCACGCTCTTTCACTCGCCAATcag GCTTCCCTGGAGGTTGACATTGTTGCATATGGAG GTTCAGAGCCCCATACTGCACTTCTTGCCAACCCATCTATTCATATTTACATAATG AAGCAGTGGTTAACAGCCAGTCAAAGCTTACCAAAGATACTTCGACCAATAATGCTATTGTTGAAGCCATTGGTTCAATTTTGCATGCTTCTTTGGTTCCTTTGTGTAAAAATACCATCTCCTGATATTTTTATTGTCCAG AATCCTCCTTCAGTTCCAACCCTGGTGGCTGTAAAATGGGCTAGCTGGTTGAGAAATTCATCTTTTGTTATAGATTGGCATAATTTTGGGTATACTCTACTTGCACTGTCATTGGGGAGAAATAGTCATTTTGTCTCCTTATATAAATG GTTTGAGAAGCATTATGGAAAAATGGCTGATGCTTCTCTCTGTGTAACAAAAGCAATGCAGCATGAATTGGCTCAAAACTGGGGAATAAA tGCTACAGTTTTGTATGATCAGCCTCCTGACATCTTTCATCCAGCTTCACTGGAGGAGAGGCATAAG TTATTTTGCAGATTAAATGAGGACTTGTTTCGGTCTCTTGGTGTCAGAGATTGTGTTAGTAATG GAAATTCATTGGTTGCTAGCTGTCACCAAAACGAGACTCTGTTTGCAACTGAGGTTGGTTCAAACATATATTTGAAGCCAAATCGACCAGCACTTGTTGTAAGCAGTACGAGCTG GACACCGGATGAAGATTTTGGCATTCTCTTAGAAGCTGCTGTAATGTATGATAGACGTGTTGCTGCCATATTAGGTGAAGATGATTCAGTAGATGAGGAGGTCATTTGGAAAGAAATATCTGATGGAAAACAATGTTTATATCCCAGATTGTTATTCATCATAACtg GCAAAGGCCCAGAAAAAGAGAAGTATGAggtaaaaataaagagaatgaAACTTAAACGTGTGGCATTTCGTACCATGTGGCTGTCAGCTGATGATTATCCATTACTGCTAG GATCAGCTGATCTAGGTGTTTGTCTGCATACTTCATCATCAGGATTAGACCTTCCAATGAAG GTTGTGGATATGTTTGGCTGTGGACTGCCTGTTTGTGCTGTTTCATACTCTTG GGAACTGGTTAGAGTTGACAAAAATggtcttctcttctcttcttcttcagagCTAGCTGATGAACTTCTG CTTCTCTTCAAGGGATTTCCTGATGACTGTGATGCTTTGAAGGTCCTCAAATATGGTGCATTAGAAACTGGTTCTTCATCAAGGTGGGCTACTGAATGGGAAGAACATGCAAAGCCGCTGATAACTGAG GTTATATCAAGATTTTGA
- the LOC114387943 gene encoding UDP-glycosyltransferase TURAN isoform X3, translated as MAGKSNEKKGGRRGRACVVVLGDIGRSPRMQYHALSLANQASLEVDIVAYGGSEPHTALLANPSIHIYIMKQWLTASQSLPKILRPIMLLLKPLVQFCMLLWFLCVKIPSPDIFIVQNPPSVPTLVAVKWASWLRNSSFVIDWHNFGYTLLALSLGRNSHFVSLYKWFEKHYGKMADASLCVTKAMQHELAQNWGINATVLYDQPPDIFHPASLEERHKLFCRLNEDLFRSLGVRDCVSNGNSLVASCHQNETLFATEVGSNIYLKPNRPALVVSSTSWTPDEDFGILLEAAVMYDRRVAAILGEDDSVDEEVIWKEISDGKQCLYPRLLFIITGKGPEKEKYEVKIKRMKLKRVAFRTMWLSADDYPLLLGSADLGVCLHTSSSGLDLPMKVVDMFGCGLPVCAVSYSCIRELVRVDKNGLLFSSSSELADELLLLFKGFPDDCDALKVLKYGALETGSSSRWATEWEEHAKPLITET; from the exons ATGGCTG GGAAAAGCAACGAAAAGAAGGGAGGAAGAAGAGGGAGAGCGTGCGTGGTGGTTTTGGGAGACATTGGACGAAGCCCTCGAATGCAGTACCACGCTCTTTCACTCGCCAATcag GCTTCCCTGGAGGTTGACATTGTTGCATATGGAG GTTCAGAGCCCCATACTGCACTTCTTGCCAACCCATCTATTCATATTTACATAATG AAGCAGTGGTTAACAGCCAGTCAAAGCTTACCAAAGATACTTCGACCAATAATGCTATTGTTGAAGCCATTGGTTCAATTTTGCATGCTTCTTTGGTTCCTTTGTGTAAAAATACCATCTCCTGATATTTTTATTGTCCAG AATCCTCCTTCAGTTCCAACCCTGGTGGCTGTAAAATGGGCTAGCTGGTTGAGAAATTCATCTTTTGTTATAGATTGGCATAATTTTGGGTATACTCTACTTGCACTGTCATTGGGGAGAAATAGTCATTTTGTCTCCTTATATAAATG GTTTGAGAAGCATTATGGAAAAATGGCTGATGCTTCTCTCTGTGTAACAAAAGCAATGCAGCATGAATTGGCTCAAAACTGGGGAATAAA tGCTACAGTTTTGTATGATCAGCCTCCTGACATCTTTCATCCAGCTTCACTGGAGGAGAGGCATAAG TTATTTTGCAGATTAAATGAGGACTTGTTTCGGTCTCTTGGTGTCAGAGATTGTGTTAGTAATG GAAATTCATTGGTTGCTAGCTGTCACCAAAACGAGACTCTGTTTGCAACTGAGGTTGGTTCAAACATATATTTGAAGCCAAATCGACCAGCACTTGTTGTAAGCAGTACGAGCTG GACACCGGATGAAGATTTTGGCATTCTCTTAGAAGCTGCTGTAATGTATGATAGACGTGTTGCTGCCATATTAGGTGAAGATGATTCAGTAGATGAGGAGGTCATTTGGAAAGAAATATCTGATGGAAAACAATGTTTATATCCCAGATTGTTATTCATCATAACtg GCAAAGGCCCAGAAAAAGAGAAGTATGAggtaaaaataaagagaatgaAACTTAAACGTGTGGCATTTCGTACCATGTGGCTGTCAGCTGATGATTATCCATTACTGCTAG GATCAGCTGATCTAGGTGTTTGTCTGCATACTTCATCATCAGGATTAGACCTTCCAATGAAG GTTGTGGATATGTTTGGCTGTGGACTGCCTGTTTGTGCTGTTTCATACTCTTG CATTAGGGAACTGGTTAGAGTTGACAAAAATggtcttctcttctcttcttcttcagagCTAGCTGATGAACTTCTG CTTCTCTTCAAGGGATTTCCTGATGACTGTGATGCTTTGAAGGTCCTCAAATATGGTGCATTAGAAACTGGTTCTTCATCAAGGTGGGCTACTGAATGGGAAGAACATGCAAAGCCGCTGATAACTGAG ACCTAA